The proteins below come from a single Agrococcus beijingensis genomic window:
- a CDS encoding zinc-dependent alcohol dehydrogenase, with protein MRALTWQGKRKVSVEEVPDPVLQEPTDAIIRVTSTAICGSDLHLYELFAPFLSKGDVLGHETMGVVEQVGSEVTAIAPGDRVVIPFVIACGHCFMCARGLTTQCETTQNRDQGTGATLYGYTSLYGSVPGGQAERLRVPLADFNATKVGDALPDDRYLFLSDILPTAWQGVAYADLLPGSTLGVMGLGPVGQFAARIGRHLGHRVIAVDPVPERRAMAERHGVEALDLDDPVTALRDLTDGRGPDAIVDAVGMEAHGSGAAALAQHAIGLLPDAAARPLMQEAGLDRLAALMASFDAVRRGGTVSLSGVYVGTADPMPMMTLFDKQISIRMGQCNVQTWRDALLPLVEDPADPLGVEDLVTHRVPLDRAPEMYETFQKKEDGCIKVVLQP; from the coding sequence ATGCGAGCACTCACCTGGCAGGGAAAGCGCAAGGTCTCGGTGGAGGAGGTGCCGGACCCTGTGCTGCAGGAGCCGACCGACGCCATCATCCGCGTGACGTCGACGGCGATCTGCGGCTCCGACCTGCACCTCTACGAGCTGTTCGCGCCGTTCCTGAGCAAGGGCGACGTGCTCGGCCACGAGACGATGGGCGTGGTCGAGCAGGTCGGCTCGGAGGTCACCGCCATCGCGCCCGGCGACCGCGTCGTCATCCCCTTCGTGATCGCCTGCGGCCACTGCTTCATGTGCGCCAGGGGCCTCACGACGCAGTGCGAGACCACGCAGAACCGCGATCAGGGCACCGGTGCGACGCTCTACGGCTACACCTCGCTCTACGGCTCCGTGCCGGGCGGGCAGGCCGAGCGCCTGCGCGTGCCGCTCGCCGACTTCAACGCGACGAAGGTGGGCGACGCGCTGCCCGACGACCGCTACCTGTTCCTGAGCGACATCCTGCCGACCGCCTGGCAGGGCGTCGCCTACGCCGACCTGCTGCCCGGCAGCACCCTCGGCGTCATGGGGCTCGGCCCGGTGGGACAGTTCGCGGCGCGCATCGGCCGCCACCTCGGGCACCGCGTGATCGCCGTCGACCCGGTGCCGGAGCGCCGCGCGATGGCCGAGCGCCACGGCGTCGAGGCGCTCGACCTCGACGACCCGGTGACCGCGCTCCGCGACCTCACCGACGGCCGCGGCCCCGACGCGATCGTCGACGCCGTCGGCATGGAGGCGCACGGCTCGGGCGCGGCGGCCCTCGCGCAGCACGCGATCGGCCTGCTGCCCGATGCCGCGGCCCGGCCGCTCATGCAGGAGGCGGGCCTCGACCGGCTCGCGGCGCTGATGGCGTCGTTCGATGCCGTGCGGCGCGGCGGCACCGTCTCGCTCAGCGGCGTCTACGTCGGCACCGCCGACCCGATGCCGATGATGACCCTGTTCGACAAGCAGATCTCGATCCGCATGGGGCAGTGCAACGTGCAGACCTGGCGGGATGCGCTGCTGCCGCTCGTCGAGGACCCTGCAGACCCGCTCGGCGTCGAGGACCTCGTGACCCACCGCGTGCCGCTCGATCGCGCGCCCGAGATGTACGAGACCTTCCAGAAGAAGGAGGACGGCTGCATCAAGGTGGTGCTGCAGCCTTGA
- a CDS encoding glycoside hydrolase family 13 protein, producing MTDATTQSAAPATTTGDEWWRSAVIYQIYPRSFADASGDGIGDLAGIAARLPQVAELGVDAIWLSPFYRSPQKDAGYDVSDYRDVDPIFGTLDDFDRMLDKAHELGLRVIVDLVPNHSSDQHAWFQEALAAGPGSQARTRYIFRDGKGVDGELPPNNWQSVFGGPAWTRVPDGQWYLHLFDASQPDFDWDNPEVGDMFVDVLRFWLDRGVDGFRVDVAHGNAKAAGLPDVDAEMAEAGSMESPYFGQEHVHEIYRRWHTVLEEYEGDRVLCAEAWVSPLEKMARFVRPDEMHQAFNFVYLETPWDAKRLRPVIDESIEVFGAVGAPPTWVLSNHDTIRHRTRLALVPPPPHGAGIGPTSISKADPVVSLRRGRAATALMLALPGGAYLYQGEELGLPEVTAIDALQRQDPTFARTQGELWGRDGCRVPIPWEADAPAYGFNDSGASWLPQPAEWARLARDAQEGVAGSTLEMYRRALALREQFGLARGTLEWLDVGPTALAFRNGDVTVVANLGHDAVDVPRGEILLTSSPLDAASLSADDVVWVRTV from the coding sequence ATGACCGACGCCACGACGCAATCCGCAGCGCCCGCGACCACCACCGGTGACGAGTGGTGGCGCTCCGCAGTCATCTACCAGATCTACCCGCGCAGCTTCGCCGACGCCTCCGGCGACGGCATCGGCGACCTCGCCGGCATCGCCGCACGGCTGCCGCAGGTCGCCGAGCTGGGGGTCGACGCCATCTGGCTGAGCCCCTTCTACCGATCGCCGCAGAAGGACGCCGGCTACGACGTCAGCGACTACCGCGACGTCGACCCGATCTTCGGCACCCTCGACGACTTCGATCGGATGCTCGACAAGGCTCACGAGCTCGGCCTGCGGGTGATCGTCGACCTGGTGCCGAACCACTCCTCCGATCAGCACGCCTGGTTCCAGGAGGCGCTCGCCGCCGGGCCGGGCAGCCAGGCCCGCACCCGCTACATCTTCCGCGACGGCAAGGGCGTCGACGGCGAGCTGCCGCCGAACAACTGGCAGAGCGTCTTCGGCGGCCCGGCCTGGACCCGCGTGCCCGACGGCCAGTGGTACCTGCACCTGTTCGACGCCTCGCAGCCCGACTTCGACTGGGACAACCCCGAGGTGGGCGACATGTTCGTCGACGTGCTGCGCTTCTGGCTCGACCGCGGCGTCGACGGCTTCCGCGTCGACGTGGCGCACGGCAATGCCAAGGCGGCCGGGCTGCCGGACGTCGACGCCGAGATGGCCGAGGCCGGCTCGATGGAGTCGCCGTACTTCGGCCAGGAGCACGTGCACGAGATCTACCGCCGCTGGCACACCGTGCTCGAGGAGTACGAGGGCGACCGCGTGCTGTGCGCCGAGGCGTGGGTGAGCCCGCTCGAGAAGATGGCCCGGTTCGTGCGGCCCGACGAGATGCACCAGGCGTTCAACTTCGTCTACCTCGAGACGCCGTGGGACGCGAAGCGGCTGCGACCCGTGATCGACGAGTCGATCGAGGTCTTCGGCGCGGTCGGCGCTCCGCCGACCTGGGTGCTGTCGAACCACGACACGATCCGCCACCGCACCCGGCTGGCGCTCGTGCCGCCGCCGCCCCACGGCGCCGGCATCGGCCCCACGTCGATCTCCAAGGCCGACCCGGTCGTGTCGCTGCGCCGCGGCCGCGCCGCGACCGCGCTGATGCTGGCGCTGCCGGGCGGCGCCTACCTCTACCAGGGCGAGGAGCTCGGCCTGCCCGAGGTGACGGCGATCGACGCCCTGCAGCGCCAGGACCCGACCTTCGCACGCACGCAGGGCGAGCTGTGGGGGCGCGACGGCTGCCGCGTGCCGATCCCGTGGGAGGCCGACGCGCCCGCCTACGGCTTCAACGACTCCGGCGCCAGCTGGCTGCCGCAGCCCGCCGAGTGGGCGAGGCTCGCCCGCGACGCGCAGGAGGGCGTGGCCGGCTCGACGCTCGAGATGTACCGACGGGCGCTGGCCCTGCGCGAGCAGTTCGGCCTCGCGCGCGGCACCCTCGAGTGGCTCGACGTCGGCCCGACGGCGCTCGCCTTCCGCAACGGCGACGTCACCGTGGTGGCGAACCTCGGCCACGACGCGGTCGACGTGCCGCGCGGCGAGATCCTGCTGACGTCGTCGCCGCTCGACGCGGCGTCCCTGTCGGCCGACGACGTCGTCTGGGTGCGCACCGTCTAG
- a CDS encoding M23 family metallopeptidase has protein sequence MRDRERAAEAIAQTNSEARAAARVTVVEGSAPLYTTRRAMRDAATQAARELPVTMAQSTFTAPIITVDAPSLGNGGDRLPGARPAVRPLAPRVVRKPLTITAPPKRRTSARGIAQKITAGGALLFIGSLVVVTSLPAQAVQAPAGIDPQVAEMHYEGEQTLAGVDAEATTYFARDDIAVNDQVAAARMSEGERAAFQAVADSETPGTSYGGDPAFPQVWGMLSTSFVQTPFPNLDQVPMSSGFGNRPGGFHGGSDFTPGVGTDIRPIANGVVSAVFQGDNPGGGGYSVFIDHNVDGQFVQSWYGHMLPGSIQVEVGDVVDITTIIGQVGNSGRSTGPHLHLEMKNGDYISFNATVWLQTREMQLEYRR, from the coding sequence ATGCGCGATCGCGAGCGCGCCGCCGAGGCGATCGCGCAGACCAACAGCGAGGCCCGCGCGGCAGCGCGCGTCACGGTCGTCGAGGGCTCCGCCCCGCTGTACACGACGCGCCGCGCGATGCGCGACGCGGCCACCCAGGCCGCCCGTGAGCTGCCGGTGACGATGGCGCAGTCGACGTTCACTGCGCCCATCATCACCGTCGATGCGCCGTCGCTCGGCAACGGCGGCGACCGGCTGCCGGGTGCCCGCCCCGCGGTGCGCCCGCTGGCGCCGCGCGTGGTGCGCAAGCCGTTGACCATCACCGCTCCGCCGAAGCGCCGCACGAGCGCGCGCGGCATCGCGCAGAAGATCACCGCCGGCGGCGCGCTGCTGTTCATCGGCTCGCTCGTCGTCGTCACCTCGCTGCCGGCGCAGGCCGTGCAGGCACCCGCCGGCATCGACCCGCAGGTCGCCGAGATGCACTACGAGGGCGAGCAGACGCTCGCGGGTGTCGACGCCGAGGCAACCACCTACTTCGCGCGCGACGACATCGCGGTCAACGACCAGGTGGCTGCCGCCCGCATGTCGGAGGGCGAGCGCGCCGCGTTCCAGGCCGTCGCCGACAGCGAGACGCCCGGGACGTCGTACGGCGGCGACCCGGCCTTCCCGCAGGTGTGGGGCATGCTCAGCACCAGCTTCGTGCAGACGCCCTTCCCGAACCTCGACCAGGTGCCCATGTCGAGCGGCTTCGGCAACCGGCCCGGCGGCTTCCACGGCGGCAGCGACTTCACCCCCGGCGTCGGCACCGACATCCGGCCGATCGCCAACGGCGTGGTCTCGGCGGTCTTCCAGGGCGACAACCCGGGCGGTGGCGGCTACTCGGTCTTCATCGATCACAACGTCGACGGCCAGTTCGTCCAGTCCTGGTACGGCCACATGTTGCCCGGCTCGATCCAGGTCGAGGTCGGCGACGTGGTCGACATCACCACGATCATCGGCCAGGTCGGCAACTCCGGCCGCTCGACCGGCCCGCACCTGCACCTCGAGATGAAGAACGGCGACTACATCTCGTTCAACGCGACCGTGTGGCTGCAGACGCGGGAGATGCAGCTGGAGTACCGCCGCTAG
- a CDS encoding M24 family metallopeptidase produces the protein MHPTREEHDERLARTRARMQRSGLDGLVVVDPANLHYLTGYDAWSFYMPQLLFVPLVGEPLLIMRAMDAGGAHRTAQTPPERILGYPESLVHQRDVHPYDGAAQQLREHGFAQRGRIGYEAEAHFLTVGAFHALERGLPEWQLIDAHDLVNWVRLVKSEHELALMRSAGRIASAAMQAGIDALSEGVRLNDVAAAIQYAQTTGVDGAEGDYPAIVPMLPTGESADTPHLTFSARRVEAGEAVSIELAGTHRRYHAPLARTVSLGRPEARLAGLADIAAEGLQAVLDGMRPGRVVADVHGIWREHLAQHAIEKPSRLGYSIGIGYPPDWGERTVSIREDDLTVIEPGMCLHIIAGMWMDGYGCELSESVAITATGVELLTSAPRELIVVGAA, from the coding sequence GTGCACCCGACCCGCGAAGAGCACGACGAGCGGCTCGCCCGCACCCGTGCGCGCATGCAGCGCTCCGGGCTCGACGGGCTGGTGGTGGTCGACCCGGCCAACCTCCACTACCTGACGGGCTACGACGCCTGGTCGTTCTACATGCCGCAGCTGCTGTTCGTGCCGCTGGTGGGCGAGCCCCTGCTCATCATGCGCGCGATGGACGCGGGCGGCGCGCACCGCACCGCGCAGACCCCGCCGGAGCGCATCCTCGGCTACCCCGAGTCGCTCGTGCACCAGCGCGACGTGCACCCCTACGACGGGGCGGCGCAGCAGCTGCGCGAGCACGGCTTCGCGCAGCGCGGCCGCATCGGCTACGAGGCCGAGGCGCACTTCCTCACCGTCGGCGCCTTCCACGCGCTCGAGCGCGGCCTGCCCGAGTGGCAGCTGATCGACGCGCACGACCTCGTCAACTGGGTGCGGCTGGTGAAGAGCGAGCACGAGCTCGCGCTGATGCGCTCCGCGGGCCGCATCGCGAGCGCCGCGATGCAGGCCGGCATCGACGCGCTCAGCGAGGGCGTGCGGCTCAACGACGTCGCCGCGGCGATCCAGTACGCGCAGACCACCGGCGTCGACGGGGCCGAGGGCGACTACCCGGCGATCGTGCCGATGCTGCCGACGGGCGAGTCGGCCGACACCCCGCACCTGACGTTCAGCGCACGCCGGGTCGAGGCGGGCGAGGCGGTCTCGATCGAGCTCGCCGGCACCCACCGTCGCTATCACGCGCCGCTGGCGCGCACCGTGTCGCTCGGCCGCCCCGAGGCGCGCCTGGCGGGCCTCGCCGACATCGCCGCCGAGGGCCTGCAGGCGGTGCTCGACGGCATGCGACCCGGCCGCGTGGTCGCCGACGTGCACGGCATCTGGCGCGAGCACCTCGCGCAGCACGCCATCGAGAAGCCCTCGCGCCTGGGCTACTCGATCGGCATCGGCTACCCGCCCGACTGGGGCGAGCGCACCGTGTCGATCCGCGAGGACGACCTGACCGTCATCGAGCCCGGCATGTGCCTGCACATCATCGCTGGCATGTGGATGGACGGGTACGGCTGCGAGCTGAGCGAGTCGGTGGCGATCACCGCCACGGGCGTCGAGCTGCTCACCTCGGCGCCGCGCGAGCTGATCGTCGTGGGGGCCGCGTGA
- a CDS encoding M20 family metallopeptidase yields MTAARPAPDAADVAAALALVDEATIVADASSLILAASENPGGTELVAVRVLESIASRLGGRSRRTLVAPGRPNVSIRFGPDADVRTPGILVLGHSDVVPAGTGWSADPFNPRVEQGWLTGRGAADMKGGLAAALQAMAAVHRVRPDLPLELLVTVDEEDLATGIVAHLEQPPAPYRACIVAEPTDLAVVVACRGAANLRVDVRGRAAHAGRPEDGANAITAAARIAAWVADDHERMRRHAGGLLGSATWSVGRIEGGHGTSIVPDACTLLIDRRLMPGETGAAALAQLEAGIARATDGTGCLAAASLLMEMPGFETATTHPLVVCAVDALVAEGASAPVEAWTAACEGGFIAQHHGCPTVILGPGDITGQAHQPDERVRIADLATAARAYARLLLALAEP; encoded by the coding sequence GTGACCGCTGCCCGACCCGCTCCCGACGCGGCAGACGTCGCGGCGGCACTCGCGCTCGTCGACGAGGCGACGATCGTCGCCGACGCCTCCTCGCTGATCCTCGCCGCGAGCGAGAACCCGGGCGGCACCGAGCTCGTCGCCGTGCGGGTGCTCGAGTCGATCGCCTCGCGCCTGGGCGGCCGCAGCCGCCGCACGCTCGTCGCGCCGGGGCGCCCCAACGTGTCGATCCGCTTCGGCCCGGACGCCGACGTCCGCACCCCGGGCATCCTCGTGCTGGGGCACTCCGACGTGGTGCCCGCGGGCACCGGGTGGAGCGCCGACCCCTTCAACCCCCGGGTCGAGCAGGGCTGGCTGACCGGTCGCGGCGCCGCCGACATGAAGGGCGGGCTCGCCGCGGCGCTGCAGGCGATGGCCGCCGTGCACCGGGTGCGGCCCGACCTGCCCCTCGAGCTGCTCGTCACCGTCGACGAGGAGGATCTCGCCACCGGCATCGTCGCGCACCTGGAGCAGCCGCCGGCGCCCTACCGGGCCTGCATCGTCGCCGAGCCGACCGACCTCGCCGTGGTCGTCGCCTGCCGCGGCGCCGCGAACCTGCGCGTCGACGTGCGCGGGCGCGCAGCCCACGCCGGCCGCCCCGAGGACGGCGCGAACGCCATCACCGCCGCGGCCCGCATCGCCGCCTGGGTCGCCGACGACCACGAGCGGATGCGTCGCCACGCGGGCGGGCTGCTTGGCTCGGCCACGTGGAGCGTCGGGCGCATCGAGGGCGGCCACGGCACGTCGATCGTCCCCGACGCGTGCACCCTGCTCATCGACCGTCGGCTCATGCCCGGCGAGACGGGCGCCGCCGCGCTCGCGCAGCTCGAGGCGGGGATCGCCCGCGCGACGGACGGCACCGGCTGCCTCGCTGCGGCCTCCCTGCTGATGGAGATGCCGGGCTTCGAGACGGCCACGACGCATCCGCTCGTGGTCTGCGCCGTCGACGCGCTCGTCGCCGAGGGCGCGAGCGCGCCCGTCGAGGCCTGGACGGCCGCCTGCGAGGGCGGCTTCATCGCCCAGCACCACGGCTGCCCGACCGTCATCCTCGGCCCGGGCGACATCACCGGCCAGGCCCACCAGCCCGACGAGCGGGTGCGCATCGCCGACCTCGCGACCGCCGCGCGCGCCTACGCGCGCCTGCTCCTGGCGCTCGCCGAGCCCTGA
- a CDS encoding MFS transporter yields MTEQTAQGHPPTEPPPITRELDLSPIQRKTVKKSVLGAMAGNAIEWFDYGIYGYLAVHLSQQIFGGSENAILWTLFGFAVSFLIRPIGGAVLGPLGDRIGRQKVLVFTILMISLATAAIGLLPTFDTVGWLAPILLFLLRIIQGFSAGGEYAGAAVYMAEHAPDDRRGFWGSFLEFGTLLGFSMAAILVTGLELIVGPEGMAAGWWRLPFLLTLPLGIVALLMRRNLHDSETFTEAKAQDTRTSAWQVLRDVVTKQPKQLLKIMGITILINTAFYLVLTYMPTFLTTSLDMDATQSGLMLVGVQLVMMAVIIPLGALTDRIGRRPVLLTAAIGFTLFSVPAIMLLNTGNIVLQVLGLAIFGLFLVMLLCNISATLPALFPTTVRYAGFALGYNVATSLLGGPAGLINEALIQSTGSTLVPGFYMTVAGIIGLVAILTFNETAGRSLRGDVVPGDDDLDRVAIGESLIGKVHDPAGELEQVQAAAAGSDEARRRDTD; encoded by the coding sequence ATGACCGAGCAGACAGCACAGGGCCACCCGCCCACCGAGCCGCCCCCCATCACGCGTGAGCTCGACCTCTCGCCCATCCAGCGCAAGACCGTCAAGAAGTCGGTGCTCGGCGCGATGGCGGGCAACGCCATCGAGTGGTTCGACTACGGCATCTACGGCTACCTGGCCGTCCACCTCTCGCAGCAGATCTTCGGCGGCTCGGAGAACGCGATCCTCTGGACGCTGTTCGGCTTCGCCGTCTCGTTCCTCATCCGCCCCATCGGCGGCGCGGTGCTCGGCCCGCTCGGCGACCGCATCGGGCGCCAGAAGGTGCTCGTCTTCACCATCCTGATGATCTCGCTCGCGACCGCGGCGATCGGCCTGCTGCCGACCTTCGACACGGTCGGCTGGCTCGCGCCCATCCTGCTGTTCCTGCTGCGCATCATCCAGGGCTTCTCGGCCGGCGGCGAGTACGCCGGCGCCGCCGTCTACATGGCCGAGCACGCGCCGGACGACCGGCGCGGCTTCTGGGGCTCGTTCCTCGAGTTCGGCACCCTGCTCGGCTTCTCGATGGCCGCGATCCTGGTCACGGGGCTCGAGCTCATCGTCGGACCGGAGGGCATGGCCGCGGGCTGGTGGCGCCTGCCGTTCCTGCTCACGCTGCCGCTCGGCATCGTCGCGCTGCTCATGCGCCGCAACCTGCACGACTCCGAGACCTTCACCGAGGCGAAGGCGCAGGACACCCGCACGAGCGCGTGGCAGGTGCTGCGCGACGTGGTGACGAAGCAGCCGAAGCAGCTGCTGAAGATCATGGGCATCACGATCCTGATCAACACCGCGTTCTACCTCGTGCTCACCTACATGCCCACCTTCCTCACCACCTCCCTCGACATGGACGCGACGCAGTCGGGCCTCATGCTCGTGGGCGTGCAGCTGGTGATGATGGCGGTGATCATCCCGCTGGGAGCCCTCACCGACCGCATCGGCAGGCGGCCGGTGCTGCTGACGGCGGCGATCGGCTTCACGCTCTTCTCGGTGCCGGCGATCATGCTGCTCAACACCGGCAACATCGTGCTGCAGGTGCTGGGACTGGCGATCTTCGGCCTCTTCCTCGTGATGCTGCTGTGCAACATCTCGGCGACGCTGCCGGCGCTGTTCCCGACCACGGTGCGCTACGCGGGCTTCGCGCTCGGCTACAACGTCGCCACCTCGCTGCTGGGCGGCCCCGCCGGGCTCATCAACGAGGCGCTCATCCAGAGCACCGGCTCGACGCTCGTGCCCGGCTTCTACATGACCGTCGCCGGCATCATCGGGCTGGTCGCGATCCTGACCTTCAACGAGACCGCGGGGCGCAGCCTGCGCGGCGACGTCGTGCCCGGCGACGACGACCTCGACCGGGTCGCGATCGGCGAGTCGCTGATCGGCAAGGTGCACGACCCGGCGGGCGAGCTCGAGCAGGTGCAGGCGGCAGCCGCCGGCTCGGACGAGGCGCGCAGGCGCGACACCGACTGA
- a CDS encoding glucose-6-phosphate dehydrogenase: MATTPTTTLLILGASGDLTSRLLLPGIATLLRDQPSRRVSIVGADLRELTADEWQLRVRTALQLDGVLHAGTEAALASTRYVASDATDPEALRALLGSIDAERLVIYFALPPHVTELVCGTLEQVGVPDGTILAIEKPFGDSLESARRLNALVTRIVPEERVFRIDHFLGLHTVLNLLGLRFANRLLERTWDRDSIERVEILYDETVTLEGRAGYYDRNGALRDMIQSHLLQIMALIAIEPIASVDARDLRDAVGQVLRAATVVDVERHSRRARYTAGSVEGRDVPDYVAEAGVDAARGTETLAEVQVEIATSRWAGVPFILRSGKSLEGVRKRAIVHWKQPAHVPRGLAGRDTPDRFVIDFKPDGFELHLTTNGKGDPFTMEQTVLRGELGGGALLPYGEVLGAILDADPRLAVRGDAAEECWRIVEPVLAAWRADAVPMQEYRAGSRGPRGWRSN; encoded by the coding sequence ATGGCCACCACGCCGACCACCACCCTGCTCATCCTCGGCGCCTCCGGCGACCTCACCAGCCGACTGCTGCTGCCGGGCATCGCGACGCTGCTGCGCGACCAGCCCTCGCGCCGCGTCTCGATCGTCGGCGCCGATCTGCGCGAGCTGACGGCCGACGAGTGGCAGCTGCGCGTGCGCACCGCGCTGCAGCTCGACGGCGTGCTGCACGCCGGCACCGAGGCCGCGCTCGCCTCGACGCGCTACGTCGCCTCCGACGCCACCGATCCGGAGGCGCTCCGCGCCCTGCTCGGCTCGATCGACGCCGAGCGGCTCGTGATCTACTTCGCGCTGCCGCCGCACGTGACCGAGCTGGTCTGCGGCACGCTCGAGCAGGTCGGCGTGCCCGACGGCACGATCCTCGCGATCGAGAAGCCGTTCGGCGACAGCCTCGAGTCGGCGCGCCGGCTGAACGCCCTGGTCACGCGCATCGTGCCGGAGGAGCGGGTCTTCCGCATCGACCACTTCCTCGGCCTGCACACCGTGCTCAACCTCCTCGGCCTGCGCTTCGCCAACCGCCTGCTCGAGCGCACCTGGGATCGCGACAGCATCGAGCGCGTCGAGATCCTCTACGACGAGACGGTGACGCTCGAGGGCCGCGCCGGCTACTACGACCGCAACGGCGCGCTGCGCGACATGATCCAGTCGCACCTGCTGCAGATCATGGCCCTCATCGCGATCGAGCCGATCGCGAGCGTCGATGCCCGCGACCTGCGCGACGCCGTCGGCCAGGTGCTGCGCGCGGCGACCGTCGTCGATGTCGAGCGCCACTCGCGACGGGCCCGCTACACGGCCGGGAGCGTCGAGGGGCGCGACGTGCCCGACTACGTGGCCGAGGCGGGCGTCGATGCCGCGCGCGGCACCGAGACGCTGGCCGAGGTGCAGGTCGAGATCGCCACCTCGCGATGGGCGGGCGTGCCGTTCATCCTGCGGTCGGGCAAGTCGCTCGAAGGCGTGCGCAAGCGCGCGATCGTGCACTGGAAGCAGCCCGCGCACGTGCCGCGCGGGCTCGCGGGCCGCGACACCCCCGACCGCTTCGTGATCGACTTCAAGCCCGACGGCTTCGAGCTGCACCTGACGACCAACGGCAAGGGCGATCCGTTCACGATGGAGCAGACGGTGCTCCGCGGCGAGCTGGGCGGCGGAGCGCTGCTGCCCTACGGCGAGGTGCTGGGCGCCATCCTCGACGCCGACCCGCGCCTGGCCGTGCGTGGCGACGCCGCCGAGGAGTGCTGGCGCATCGTCGAGCCGGTGCTGGCGGCGTGGCGGGCGGATGCGGTGCCCATGCAGGAGTACCGGGCCGGCTCCCGTGGTCCACGGGGGTGGCGCTCGAACTGA
- a CDS encoding inositol monophosphatase family protein, with protein sequence MRELHELNIGLALEAAALARTRRRAGVEVAASKSSLVDIVTQADRDVERLVVDRIRAARPDDGILGEEGTSVAGTSGLTWVIDPIDGTVNYFYDIPAYAVSIALVEGDPDPATWHALSGVVVNAATGERFDALRGEGARLDGRPIRVADAVPPATALVGTGFGYDAQRRQRQAAIVQHLIGSVRDIRRIGSAALDLASVAAGRLNAYYEVGLQPWDLAAGALIVEEAGGAVRGWQGAPAGSGFLLAAHPALADDLLELLSPMPIGEV encoded by the coding sequence ATGCGCGAGCTCCACGAGCTGAACATCGGTCTGGCCCTCGAGGCCGCAGCGCTCGCCCGCACCCGGCGCCGGGCAGGCGTCGAGGTGGCGGCGAGCAAGTCGAGCCTCGTCGACATCGTCACCCAGGCCGATCGCGACGTCGAGCGCCTGGTGGTCGACCGCATCCGCGCCGCCCGCCCCGACGACGGCATCCTCGGCGAGGAGGGCACCAGCGTCGCCGGCACCTCTGGCCTCACCTGGGTGATCGACCCCATCGACGGCACCGTCAACTACTTCTACGACATCCCCGCCTACGCCGTGTCGATCGCGCTGGTCGAGGGCGACCCCGATCCGGCCACCTGGCACGCGCTCTCCGGCGTGGTCGTCAACGCGGCGACGGGGGAGCGCTTCGACGCGCTCCGGGGCGAGGGCGCGCGGCTCGACGGCCGTCCGATCCGGGTGGCGGATGCGGTGCCGCCCGCGACCGCGCTCGTGGGCACGGGATTCGGGTACGACGCGCAGCGGCGGCAGCGGCAGGCCGCGATCGTGCAGCACCTGATCGGCTCGGTCCGTGACATCCGCCGCATCGGCAGCGCAGCGCTCGATCTCGCGAGCGTCGCCGCGGGCAGGCTGAACGCCTACTACGAAGTGGGCCTGCAGCCGTGGGATCTGGCTGCTGGCGCGCTGATCGTCGAGGAGGCGGGCGGTGCCGTGCGCGGCTGGCAGGGCGCGCCCGCGGGCTCCGGATTCCTGCTCGCGGCTCACCCGGCGCTGGCCGACGACCTGCTCGAGCTGCTCTCGCCGATGCCCATCGGCGAGGTCTGA
- a CDS encoding protein-L-isoaspartate O-methyltransferase family protein, with product MEGLRVEAETSRRVREAMVAAPRERFLPPVVRHLAPVDRPVGIGFDATNSQPSTVARMLELLDARPGHRVLDVGAGSGWTTAILEALGAAAVGVEIVPELVDFANANLEAQGADARVRQATPGLLGLPDEGPWDRILVSADFGRMPDALVAQLAEGGRMVAPIVGLMQVVDLRDGSPHVRTDRGRYAFVPLQG from the coding sequence ATGGAGGGGCTGCGAGTCGAGGCGGAGACATCGCGGCGCGTGCGCGAGGCCATGGTGGCGGCCCCCCGCGAGCGCTTCCTGCCGCCCGTCGTGCGGCATCTCGCCCCCGTCGACCGGCCGGTCGGGATCGGCTTCGACGCCACGAACTCGCAGCCCTCGACGGTCGCGCGCATGCTCGAGCTGCTCGACGCGCGGCCGGGGCACCGCGTGCTCGACGTCGGGGCAGGCTCCGGCTGGACCACCGCGATCCTCGAGGCGCTCGGCGCCGCGGCCGTCGGCGTCGAGATCGTGCCGGAGCTGGTCGACTTCGCCAACGCCAACCTCGAGGCGCAGGGAGCGGATGCGCGGGTGCGGCAGGCGACCCCGGGCCTCCTCGGCCTTCCGGACGAGGGGCCGTGGGACCGCATCCTCGTCTCGGCCGACTTCGGGCGGATGCCGGATGCCCTCGTCGCGCAGCTGGCGGAGGGCGGCCGGATGGTCGCGCCGATCGTCGGGCTGATGCAGGTCGTCGACCTGCGCGACGGCTCACCGCACGTGCGCACGGATCGCGGCAGGTACGCGTTCGTGCCCCTGCAGGGGTAG